Proteins co-encoded in one Neodiprion lecontei isolate iyNeoLeco1 chromosome 3, iyNeoLeco1.1, whole genome shotgun sequence genomic window:
- the LOC107217475 gene encoding guanine nucleotide exchange factor MSS4 homolog: MSSSVEIESLKDENGKNIYTVLCTFCSSKILNPGSSTYVNIEVAVKLHRMQRKDEEEVEEEEEISDYWMVDDMFTFENIGFSNTVENLKYLICADCEIGPVGWHNLTDQKSYIALSRVKHD; encoded by the exons ATGTCGTCTTCGGTAGAGATTGAATCGTTGAAGGATGAGaacggaaaaaatatatatacggtATTATGCACATTTTGCTcatcgaaaatattaaatCCTGGAAGCTCAACCTACGTAAATATCGAG GTAGCGGTGAAATTGCATCGTATGCAACGAAAGGACGAAGAAGaagttgaagaagaagaagaaatatcgGACTATTGGATGGTAGATGATATGTTCACCTTTGAAAACATCGGCTTTTCAAATACCGTCGAAAACCTCAAATATCTAATTTGCGCGGACTGTGAAATCGGTCCCGTAGGCTGGCACAACCTTACCGATCAAAAATCGTACATTGCTTTATCCAGAGTGAAACATGACTGA
- the LOC107217496 gene encoding PSME3-interacting protein isoform X2: MSSGFISEAEITELRKARQEEWDRVRSADQPLEAPEEPYDPRSLYERLQEQKGKRDMEYEEAHKLKNMIKGLDDDEVEFLDLVDRTKLEEERKKNLEEEKEMRDFKAAVASLHEKSLDERLKQELKKPQTTNKNMSSGSGRNSQLRLLAGAVVKRTEKQPSGSDDTTKGSKRKLSEIEENGDVTVPKLKECSMHAVQTAETSGEKVNETKFATKTLTDVEEVLEKATKMAGGMKCIGILPGLGSYQHSSDSEASSDTDEEIEHTN, translated from the exons ATGAGTTCTGGATTCATATCAGAAGCTGAAATAACTGAATTACGGAAAGCACGACAAGAGGAATGGGATCGTGTAAGATCAGCGGATCAACCGTTAG AGGCACCAGAAGAGCCTTACGATCCAAGATCGTTGTATGAACGATTACAGGAGCAAAAAGGCAAACGTGATATGGAATATGAAGAAGCGCACAAGCTCA AAAACATGATAAAAGGCCTTGATGATGATGAAGTAGAATTTCTAGACTTAGTTGACCGTACCAAACTTGAAGaagaacgtaaaaaaaatttagaagaagaaaaagaaatgagggATTTTAAAGCAGCTGTTGCTTCGTTGCATGAAAAATCTTTAGATGAAAGGCTTAAGCAGGAACTAAAGAAACCACAAACaactaataaaaatatgtctAGTGGAAG TGGAAGGAATTCCCAGCTAAGGTTGTTGGCTGGAGCTGTTGTCAAAAGAACTGAAAAACAACCTAGTG GCAGTGATGATACGACAAAAGGAAGTAAAAGAAAACTATCTGAAATAGAAGAAAACGGTGATGTTACAGTGCCAAAATTGAAAGAATGCTCCATGCATGCTGTACAGACTGCAGAAACTTCAGGCGAGAAAGTTAATGAAACTAAATTTGCTACAAAGACTCTTACAGATGTTGAGGAAGTACTTGAAAAGGCGACTAAGATGGCTGGAGGAATGAAGTGCATTGGAATTTTGCCAGGTCTTGGTTCTTACCAACATTCTAGCGACAGTGAGGCCAGTTCGGATACAGATGAAGAAATTGAACATACTAA ttga
- the LOC107217496 gene encoding PSME3-interacting protein isoform X1: MSSGFISEAEITELRKARQEEWDRVRSADQPLEAPEEPYDPRSLYERLQEQKGKRDMEYEEAHKLKNMIKGLDDDEVEFLDLVDRTKLEEERKKNLEEEKEMRDFKAAVASLHEKSLDERLKQELKKPQTTNKNMSSGSGRNSQLRLLAGAVVKRTEKQPSGSDDTTKGSKRKLSEIEENGDVTVPKLKECSMHAVQTAETSGEKVNETKFATKTLTDVEEVLEKATKMAGGMKCIGILPGLGSYQHSSDSEASSDTDEEIEHTKYDLLGRKIEPVKTEEKS; the protein is encoded by the exons ATGAGTTCTGGATTCATATCAGAAGCTGAAATAACTGAATTACGGAAAGCACGACAAGAGGAATGGGATCGTGTAAGATCAGCGGATCAACCGTTAG AGGCACCAGAAGAGCCTTACGATCCAAGATCGTTGTATGAACGATTACAGGAGCAAAAAGGCAAACGTGATATGGAATATGAAGAAGCGCACAAGCTCA AAAACATGATAAAAGGCCTTGATGATGATGAAGTAGAATTTCTAGACTTAGTTGACCGTACCAAACTTGAAGaagaacgtaaaaaaaatttagaagaagaaaaagaaatgagggATTTTAAAGCAGCTGTTGCTTCGTTGCATGAAAAATCTTTAGATGAAAGGCTTAAGCAGGAACTAAAGAAACCACAAACaactaataaaaatatgtctAGTGGAAG TGGAAGGAATTCCCAGCTAAGGTTGTTGGCTGGAGCTGTTGTCAAAAGAACTGAAAAACAACCTAGTG GCAGTGATGATACGACAAAAGGAAGTAAAAGAAAACTATCTGAAATAGAAGAAAACGGTGATGTTACAGTGCCAAAATTGAAAGAATGCTCCATGCATGCTGTACAGACTGCAGAAACTTCAGGCGAGAAAGTTAATGAAACTAAATTTGCTACAAAGACTCTTACAGATGTTGAGGAAGTACTTGAAAAGGCGACTAAGATGGCTGGAGGAATGAAGTGCATTGGAATTTTGCCAGGTCTTGGTTCTTACCAACATTCTAGCGACAGTGAGGCCAGTTCGGATACAGATGAAGAAATTGAACATACTAAGTACGATCTTTTAGGCCGAAAAATAGAGCCTGTtaaaactgaagaaaaaagttaa
- the LOC107217472 gene encoding histone deacetylase 3, whose amino-acid sequence MSTNKKVSYFYNPDVGNFHYGPGHPMKPHRLSVIHSLVLNYGLHKKMQIYRPYRASTHDMCRFHSDEYVEFLQRVTPQNLQGFTKYLSHFNVGDDCPVFEGLFDFCSMYTGASLEGAIKLNNNCCDIAINWSGGLHHAKKFEASGFCYINDIVIAILELLKYHARVLYIDIDVHHGDGVQEAFYLTDRVMTVSFHKYGNYFFPGTGDMYEIGAESGRYYSVNVPLKEGIDDTSYVQVFKPVISNVMEFFQPTAIVLQCGADSLANDRLGCFSLSTKGHGECVKFVRDLNVPLLTVGGGGYTLRNVARCWTYETSLLVDEQISNELPYTEYLEYFAPDFTLHPEVVTRQDNANSKQYLEAITRHVYDNLKMVQHSPSVQMQDVPCDALPPEEERQPEPDPDSRQNQQDTDKQVEPANEYYSGDKDQDKSDTTEI is encoded by the coding sequence ATGAGTACTAACAAAAAAGTGTCATACTTCTACAATCCCGACGTGGGTAACTTTCACTACGGACCTGGACATCCGATGAAACCACATAGACTCTCAGTTATTCACAGTTTAGTGCTCAATTACGGGCTGcataaaaaaatgcaaatataTAGACCGTATCGTGCCAGTACCCATGACATGTGTCGGTTCCACTCGGATGAGTACGTTGAATTCTTGCAACGAGTTACCCCCCAAAATCTTCAAGGATTCACAAAATATTTGAGCCATTTCAACGTAGGCGACGACTGTCCCGTCTTCGAGGGATTATTCGACTTCTGTTCCATGTACACTGGCGCGTCACTGGAGGGAGCTATAAAGTTGAACAACAATTGTTGCGATATAGCAATCAATTGGTCAGGGGGTCTACATCATGCTAAGAAATTTGAGGCATCGGGGTTCTGTTACATCAATGACATCGTCATAGCAATTTTGGAGCTGCTCAAATATCACGCGCGGGttttatacattgatatagaCGTGCACCACGGAGATGGAGTCCAAGAAGCATTTTATCTGACGGACAGAGTGATGACGGTATCATTTCACAAATATGgcaattacttttttcctGGCACGGGAGATATGTATGAAATTGGAGCAGAGAGTGGCAGGTATTACTCAGTAAATGTGCCCTTAAAGGAAGGTATCGACGACACAAGTTATGTACAAGTCTTTAAACCGGTCATCTCCAATGTCATGGAGTTCTTTCAACCGACTGCGATAGTACTACAATGTGGAGCGGATTCTTTGGCTAATGACCGGCTTGGATGCTTCAGTTTGAGCACCAAGGGCCATGGAGAATGTGTCAAGTTTGTTAGGGATTTGAATGTGCCTCTTTTAACGGTCGGTGGAGGCGGATATACTCTGAGAAACGTTGCACGATGCTGGACTTATGAAACGTCTTTGTTGGTTGACGAGCAGATAAGCAACGAGCTGCCGTATACAGAATATTTGGAATACTTTGCACCTGACTTCACACTGCATCCAGAAGTTGTTACCAGACAAGATAACGCTAATAGCAAACAGTATTTGGAGGCAATAACAAGACATGTTTATGATAATCTTAAAATGGTACAGCATTCGCCTAGTGTTCAGATGCAAGATGTTCCTTGCGATGCTCTCCCTCCGGAGGAAGAGAGACAACCCGAACCTGATCCAGATTCAAGGCAAAATCAGCAAGATACAGATAAACAAGTTGAACCTGCAAATGAATATTACAGCGGTGATAAGGACCAGGACAAATCTGACACAACGGAAATATGA